Proteins encoded in a region of the Nicotiana tomentosiformis chromosome 9, ASM39032v3, whole genome shotgun sequence genome:
- the LOC104098533 gene encoding 11S globulin seed storage protein Ana o 2.0101-like: MATFSSVLFLTLCFLVLSHGCFAQLLEQQQQNVWQRLQQQQQHRALRSKTECQIERLNAQEPTRRFESEAGVIEFWDATHEQFECAGVQAVRHQIRRNGLLLPYYTNTPMLMYIIQGRGIHSTVIPGCAETYETESGEYRTGERRRSFNDRHQKLRRFRAGDVLALPAGVTFWMYNDAEEPIVTVSLLDTSNHANQLDLTFRSFFLAGNPQRGLQQQFVGRQQETTMQERRSEQEKTSKGGNIFNGFDTEILSEAFNVDVETIRKLQGQNEERGVIVRAEELRLTLPEESEQEERREQQQREGGRWPLNGLEETICTLKLRENIGHPSRSDVYNPRGGRVSTVNSLSLPILNFLQLSAERGTLYRNAIVAPHWNMNAHSIIYIIRGSGRIQVVGNAGRSVFDDEVRENQLLIVPQNFAIVKRAGNEGLEYIAFKTNDNAMVNPLAGRLSALRAMPEEVLMNSYQISRQEARSLKYNREELTVFGPGSKSSRREEYA; encoded by the exons ATGGCTACTTTCTCCTCAGTCCTATTTCTCACCCTTTGCTTCCTCGTTCTCTCCCACGGCTGTTTTGCTCAGCTCTTAGAGCAACAGCAACAGAACGTATGGCAGAGACttcaacaacagcaacaacaccGCGCTCTCAGGTCGAAAACCGAGTGCCAAATTGAGCGTTTGAACGCTCAAGAACCAACCCGGAGGTTCGAGTCTGAGGCCGGTGTTATTGAGTTCTGGGATGCTACCCATGAGCAATTTGAGTGCGCCGGAGTTCAAGCCGTTCGCCATCAAATTAGGCGAAATGGACTTTTGCTTCCTTACTATACCAACACTCCCATGCTCATGTACATTATCCAAG GTCGTGGTATTCACTCGACTGTGATACCGGGGTGTGCTGAAACATATGAAACAGAATCTGGGGAATACAGAACCGGAGAAAGACGCCGGAGTTTCAACGACAGGCACCAGAAACTCAGACGTTTCAGAGCTGGTGATGTTCTTGCTTTGCCGGCGGGTGTCACTTTCTGGATGTACAATGATGCTGAGGAACCAATTGTCACTGTCTCACTTCTTGACACTTCTAACCACGCTAATCAACTTGATCTCACCTTCAGg AGTTTCTTCCTAGCTGGAAACCCACAACGTGGATTACAACAACAATTCGTAGGAAGACAACAAGAAACAACAATGCAAGAAAGGAGATCAGAACAAGAGAAAACATCTAAAGGAGGCAACATTTTCAACGGTTTCGACACTGAGATTTTGTCCGAAGCATTCAACGTCGACGTCGAAACCATAAGAAAACTTCAAGGACAGAACGAAGAGAGAGGTGTAATTGTTAGAGCAGAAGAGCTTCGTTTAACTCTACCTGAAGAATCTGAACAAGAAGAACGAAGGGAACAGCAACAAAGAGAAGGAGGAAGATGGCCATTGAATGGGTTAGAAGAAACAATATGTACACTGAAGTTGAGAGAGAATATTGGTCATCCTTCTAGATCTGACGTGTACAATCCACGTGGCGGACGCGTCAGCACTGTTAACAGTTTGAGTCTTCCTATTCTCAACTTTCTCCAACTCAGTGCTGAGCGAGGAACCCTCTACCGG AATGCAATAGTTGCACCACACTGGAACATGAACGCCCACTCAATAATCTACATCATAAGAGGAAGCGGCCGAATTCAGGTAGTCGGAAACGCCGGACGATCAGTATTCGACGACGAAGTCAGAGAGAATCAGCTACTAATTGTGCCACAGAACTTTGCTATAGTGAAGAGAGCAGGCAATGAAGGACTTGAGTACATTGCTTTTAAGACTAATGACAATGCAATGGTTAACCCACTGGCTGGAAGATTATCAGCACTTAGAGCAATGCCAGAGGAAGTTTTAATGAACTCTTACCAAATTTCTAGGCAAGAAGCTAGGAGTTTGAAGTATAATAGGGAAGAGTTGACTGTTTTTGGACCAGGGTCTAAATCTAGTAGGAGAGAAGAATATGCTTAG